The Nitrosomonas sp. PY1 genomic sequence AATTTTAAGTTGCTTGGCAAAGCGTGTGCGAATTTGCGCGAGGTCATATAATTGCTCAGCAGTAATTCGGAGTTCATCGTCGCCTTCGTTATTATAGTTCCGGTTACTGATTTTCACTTCGACGATCAGGAGTTGGTCTTCTTTCAGCCGTGCCCGATGAACATCGAACAGCTCATTAAAAACGACGACTTCGACCCGTGCGTTGCCATCATCCAAATTAATGACAGCCATGCGGCCACGACGCGTCATTTGAATGCGAATCGAGTGGATAATGCCGGCAATCAATTGTGTTTCGCGCTGTGGGCTTAACTGATCCAAACGTGTGCGAACGAAACGCTTGAGTTCCGAGGCATAAGTCTCATAGGGGTGGCCACTGAAGTAATATCCCAAGCCGATTTTTTCTTGGTGCAACTTTTCACGCTCTGACCAAGCCTGCGTTTGAACAAGTTGCATTTTCGGCAACGGTTCGCTGGTTTCAGCAAACAAATTAGCTTGATTGGACGATTGATTCATTTGTTCGGCTGATTCAATCGCCATTCCGACCGAAGCCAACAAACTATTACGGTTGCCATCAATCAAATCAAATGCGCCGACGCGTATCAAAGATTCTATGGCGCGGCGATTGACAATGCGCCGGTCAATTCGGTTACAGAAATCGAACAAATCATCGAAAGAACCGCCACTTTCACGTTCTGCAACAAGCATATTAATCGCTGACTCGCCCGATCCTTTGATTGCGCCCAAACCAAAACGAATGGTTTTGTCATTCACCGGAACAAAGTGATATGTCGATTCATTAATATCGGGTGGCAAAATGGTCAGTCTGTTCGCCACGCTATCCTCAATAAAAACATGAACCTTATCGGTATCATCCATATCAGCAGACAAACACGCCGCCATGAACTCGGCTGGATAATGCGCTTTCAGATAGGCGGTCTGAAAAGCAATCAACGCGTAGGCGGCTGCGTGAGATTTGTTGAAACCGTAACCCGCAAACTTTTCCATCAATCCAAAAAGCTCGGTCGCCTTGCTTTTATCCAAGCCATTATTAACTGCGCCTGCCACAAAAATATCACGCTGTTGCGCCATTTCTTCGACCTTTTTCTTGCCCATCGCGCGACGCAGCAAATCTGCGCTGCCGAGACTGTAACCTCCAATGACTTGGGCAATTTGCATCACTTGCTCTTGATAAATCATGATGCCATAAGTAGGACCCAGGATCGGCACGAGGCGGGCATCAAGGTATTCAATCTGTTTTTTACCATGCTTGCGCTCAACAAACTCCGGAATCAAATCCATCGGACCGGGCCGGTACAATGCCACCAGCGCAATGATGTCTTCAAAACAATCCGGCTTGGCGCGCTGAAGCAGGTCTTTCATGCCTTGCGATTCAAACTGAAATATGCCGACCGCATTACCTTTGCGCATCAATGCATAGGTTTTTTCATCCTCCAACGACAACGTTTGCAAAGAAAAAATATCGCTATGCTGTACTGCATTGACTTCTGATTGCTTCTGAGATTCACGGATATAACTCACCGCACGGTCGAGTGTAGTCAATGTTTTTAAGCCCAGAAAATCGAATTTGACCAGGCCAATTTTTTCGACATCGTCTTTGTCAAGCTGACTAACAGCCGACTCAGCCGATTCAGTACAATAAATTGGGCAAAAATCGGTAATATCGCTAGATGCGATCAACACACCTCCAGCATGCATGCCAATATTGCGCGTCACGCCTTCAAGACTTTCAGCGAGCTCGAGCAAGTTACGCACATCTTCTTCCTGGTCGGCACGCTGATTGAGTTGCGGTTCCAATTGACGTGCCTTTTTTAAGGTCATGCCGATTTCAAAGGGCACCAGTTTGGCCAATTGATCAACGAAATTGTAAGGCAAGTCCAATACCCGGCCTATGTCCCGAATCACCGCTTTTGCAGCCATCGTACCAAAAGTAGCTATTTGCGAGACTTTACCGGTGCCATAACGTTGCTTTACGTATTCAATGACCAATTCACGTCGATCTTGGCAGAAATCGATGTCAAAATCCGGCATCGATACACGCTCTGGATTGAGAAAACGCTCGAATAATAAATCGTATCGTAATGGATCGAGGTCCGTAATACCGAGTGAGTAAGCTACTAACGAACCCGCGCCAGATCCTCTTCCAGGACCAACCGGAACATTATTTTGCTTTGCCCAATTGATAAAATCAGCGACGATCAGAAAATAACCGGAGAATCCCATTTGAATGATCGTGTTGACCTCGAATTCCAGTCTCGCTTGATATACTGCCACCCTACTTTGACGTACTTCATTTTCAGGAAACAATTGCGTCAAACGTTGTTGCAATCCTGCGTTGGCTTGTTCGCGCAAATACTGTTCCAAGCTAACTCCATCGGGCGTAGGAAACAACGGTAACCGATTGATGCCCAACTCCAAAGTTAAATTACACCGTTTCGCAATCTCAATGGTATTTGCCAAAGCGCTTGGAATGTCAGCAAATAACTCAACCATTTCAGTTTGCGTTCTAAAATACTGCTGTTCGGTAAAACTCTTGGGGCGACGTTTGTCCTCCAAAACGTAGCCCTCGGCTATGCAAACACGCGCTTCGTGTGCCCGAAAATCTTCTGGATTCAGGAACTGCACGGCTTGTGTAGCAACCACCGGTAAATCGCATTGCTGTGCTAGCAATAAAGTGCTTTGGATCAAGGCTGCTGTATTTGCATGACCATCGCGTTGAATTTCCAAATAAAATCGATCGGGGAACAGTATTGACCATTGTTGCGCGAGTGTTTTTGCGAACTCAAAATTTTGATGTGTCAACGCGATCCCAATCTCTCCCAAGCGCGCACCGGATAGTGCAATCAAGCCTTGCGTACCCCACTCTGTCGCATGAAGCCACGTAGACTTAATTTCTGCACGACCATGAAACTGGTTTTCACGATATGCACGCGATAGCAGTCGCGAGAGTAATAGATACCCTTCGCGCGATTGACACAGCAGTAGCAAGCGATAGGGCTTATTTCGATCTATCTCATTGGTGATCCATACATCGCAACCCACAATCGGCTTGATTCCATTTTTGTACGCAGCTTGATAAAATTTTACCAATGCAAATAAATTGGCCAGATCCGTCAATGCGAGTGCAGGCATCTGGTCTGCCGCCGCTTTAGCGATAACCTCCGGGATCCTGATAGTACTATCCAAAATGGAATATTCGCTGTGCATGCGTAAGTGAACAAAGGCGGGATAAGTTGGCAT encodes the following:
- the dnaE gene encoding DNA polymerase III subunit alpha, whose translation is MPTYPAFVHLRMHSEYSILDSTIRIPEVIAKAAADQMPALALTDLANLFALVKFYQAAYKNGIKPIVGCDVWITNEIDRNKPYRLLLLCQSREGYLLLSRLLSRAYRENQFHGRAEIKSTWLHATEWGTQGLIALSGARLGEIGIALTHQNFEFAKTLAQQWSILFPDRFYLEIQRDGHANTAALIQSTLLLAQQCDLPVVATQAVQFLNPEDFRAHEARVCIAEGYVLEDKRRPKSFTEQQYFRTQTEMVELFADIPSALANTIEIAKRCNLTLELGINRLPLFPTPDGVSLEQYLREQANAGLQQRLTQLFPENEVRQSRVAVYQARLEFEVNTIIQMGFSGYFLIVADFINWAKQNNVPVGPGRGSGAGSLVAYSLGITDLDPLRYDLLFERFLNPERVSMPDFDIDFCQDRRELVIEYVKQRYGTGKVSQIATFGTMAAKAVIRDIGRVLDLPYNFVDQLAKLVPFEIGMTLKKARQLEPQLNQRADQEEDVRNLLELAESLEGVTRNIGMHAGGVLIASSDITDFCPIYCTESAESAVSQLDKDDVEKIGLVKFDFLGLKTLTTLDRAVSYIRESQKQSEVNAVQHSDIFSLQTLSLEDEKTYALMRKGNAVGIFQFESQGMKDLLQRAKPDCFEDIIALVALYRPGPMDLIPEFVERKHGKKQIEYLDARLVPILGPTYGIMIYQEQVMQIAQVIGGYSLGSADLLRRAMGKKKVEEMAQQRDIFVAGAVNNGLDKSKATELFGLMEKFAGYGFNKSHAAAYALIAFQTAYLKAHYPAEFMAACLSADMDDTDKVHVFIEDSVANRLTILPPDINESTYHFVPVNDKTIRFGLGAIKGSGESAINMLVAERESGGSFDDLFDFCNRIDRRIVNRRAIESLIRVGAFDLIDGNRNSLLASVGMAIESAEQMNQSSNQANLFAETSEPLPKMQLVQTQAWSEREKLHQEKIGLGYYFSGHPYETYASELKRFVRTRLDQLSPQRETQLIAGIIHSIRIQMTRRGRMAVINLDDGNARVEVVVFNELFDVHRARLKEDQLLIVEVKISNRNYNNEGDDELRITAEQLYDLAQIRTRFAKQLKIHCDATTIGSVANLKNLLALYTADVPIVESNSLPAACPITLVYRNEFAISPIEFGKNWQVILHNDLLQALHTRFKTENVEIVY